A region from the Chitinophagaceae bacterium genome encodes:
- a CDS encoding WD40 repeat domain-containing protein, producing MNSIKLKDPSIHTGHKSSLYRLHYVPQNRTVLSAGGDGMVVEWSIDHPESDGKVIAQIDTQIFSIALHENQPVLFIGQMNGGIHVLDLEHRKELKHLALHENSIFDLQLLPFDKSLLLAAGGDGMFSMWDTNNYDLVRKHQLSGKSLRRFSCSAGSGDIAFSSSDGDTYILDKEFKIKRILKHHKSSVFTLAYSPDGSLLVAGSRDAHYSIWDVKNNYELLMSVPAHLFTINQIAFHPSGKWFATASRDKAVKIWDTYSLKLIKVIEKDKMISHKNSVNDIIWLDDPEMIITCGDDKVVMMRGVNIQ from the coding sequence ATGAATTCAATAAAATTAAAAGACCCTAGTATACATACCGGGCATAAATCTTCATTATATCGTTTGCACTATGTACCACAAAATCGAACTGTTTTATCTGCCGGTGGGGATGGGATGGTCGTTGAGTGGAGTATTGATCATCCGGAGTCTGACGGTAAGGTGATTGCTCAAATAGACACTCAGATATTTTCCATTGCCTTACATGAAAATCAGCCGGTTTTATTTATAGGGCAGATGAATGGCGGCATACATGTCTTAGATTTAGAACACCGAAAAGAATTAAAGCACCTGGCCTTACATGAAAATAGTATTTTTGATTTACAGTTGTTGCCTTTCGATAAATCCTTACTATTAGCTGCCGGGGGAGACGGAATGTTTTCTATGTGGGATACTAATAATTATGATTTAGTAAGGAAGCATCAACTTAGTGGTAAGAGCCTCAGAAGGTTTTCATGTTCAGCAGGAAGTGGAGATATAGCATTTTCATCCAGTGATGGTGATACTTATATTTTGGATAAGGAATTCAAAATTAAAAGAATCCTAAAGCATCACAAAAGCTCGGTTTTTACTCTGGCATATTCGCCTGATGGTTCACTTTTAGTCGCCGGAAGCCGGGATGCTCATTATTCAATATGGGATGTAAAAAATAATTACGAATTGCTAATGTCTGTGCCGGCTCATTTGTTTACCATAAATCAAATTGCGTTTCATCCTTCCGGAAAATGGTTTGCAACAGCATCCAGAGATAAGGCGGTAAAAATTTGGGATACATACTCGTTGAAATTGATAAAAGTGATAGAAAAAGATAAAATGATTTCACACAAAAATTCAGTAAACGATATAATTTGGCTGGATGACCCTGAAATGATAATTACTTGCGGAGACGATAAGGTAGTGATGATGCGGGGAGTAAATATTCAGTAG
- a CDS encoding PorT family protein: MQKTKFRNRIHLYSRKIAVSVLFFLFAFTSNSTFAQQNYLDFANKSLYFGISLGYNTSDFKIIHSNDFIQGDSILTVHTDRGPGFQLGIISNLEFSNYFDVRFVPTLSFAEKSLDYKLSNNETVRKNIESINLEFPVSIRFKSQPVNDVRFYVMAGLKYNLDLASNAEARQAEDMVRVTRHDYSVEYGLGIQIYFPLFVFSPEIKISHGLVNIHAPNEDLIFSNVIDQLFSRTIMISFNFEG, from the coding sequence ATGCAAAAGACTAAGTTTCGGAATCGCATCCATTTATATAGCAGAAAAATAGCCGTTTCAGTTTTATTTTTCTTATTTGCCTTCACATCCAACTCAACATTCGCGCAACAAAACTATTTAGATTTTGCGAATAAGAGTTTATACTTTGGGATTTCTCTGGGGTATAATACTTCTGATTTTAAAATTATTCATTCCAATGATTTTATTCAGGGTGATAGCATCTTGACCGTTCATACTGACAGAGGCCCCGGCTTCCAGTTGGGTATTATTTCTAATTTGGAGTTCAGCAATTATTTTGATGTTCGCTTTGTGCCTACCCTTTCTTTTGCTGAAAAAAGTCTGGATTACAAACTCAGCAACAATGAAACTGTCAGAAAAAATATAGAATCTATAAACCTTGAGTTTCCGGTAAGTATCCGTTTTAAATCTCAGCCGGTAAATGATGTTCGCTTTTATGTAATGGCAGGACTGAAGTACAATCTGGATTTAGCTTCAAATGCAGAAGCAAGACAAGCGGAAGACATGGTTAGAGTTACCCGTCATGATTACTCCGTTGAATATGGTTTAGGTATTCAAATTTACTTCCCGCTTTTTGTCTTTTCACCGGAAATAAAAATCTCCCACGGATTAGTAAATATACATGCCCCTAATGAGGATCTTATATTCTCTAACGTAATAGACCAATTATTTTCAAGGACTATTATGATAAGCTTTAACTTCGAAGGTTAA
- a CDS encoding 4'-phosphopantetheinyl transferase superfamily protein, translating into MSLIKLLETTGETKIGVWKMEEEDAFFSEKLILNAYDTEVLNKRSHPIKKKEWLASRFLLKSLLNYKKQLILKANGNGRPFLENHKAEVSLSHSHEMVAAICSYVYKVSIDIEKIQPKILNITKKFCSDDEKEMVKNMDEVLFYTIIWSVKETAFKLYDDYHLAFKENIQITALIFKGDKGHCIVEINKSGFYKKLKVPVYLIRENYILSYSTL; encoded by the coding sequence ATGAGTCTTATAAAGCTTCTGGAAACAACCGGAGAAACAAAAATTGGTGTTTGGAAAATGGAAGAAGAAGATGCATTTTTTTCTGAAAAACTAATCTTAAATGCCTATGACACTGAGGTTTTAAACAAAAGATCGCATCCGATAAAGAAAAAAGAATGGCTTGCCTCTCGATTTTTACTTAAATCTTTACTAAACTACAAAAAACAATTAATTTTAAAAGCAAATGGAAATGGCAGACCTTTTCTGGAAAACCACAAAGCAGAAGTGTCACTTTCTCACAGTCACGAAATGGTGGCTGCAATATGCAGCTACGTTTATAAAGTGAGTATTGACATTGAAAAAATCCAGCCTAAGATTCTGAATATCACTAAGAAGTTTTGCAGTGATGATGAAAAAGAAATGGTAAAAAATATGGATGAAGTACTTTTTTATACCATTATATGGTCTGTTAAAGAAACTGCTTTTAAACTCTATGACGATTATCATCTGGCTTTTAAAGAAAATATTCAAATCACCGCTTTGATTTTTAAAGGTGATAAAGGCCATTGTATAGTAGAAATTAATAAATCAGGCTTCTATAAAAAACTTAAAGTTCCGGTTTACTTAATCCGGGAGAATTATATTTTAAGCTATTCTACTTTATAG
- a CDS encoding carbamoyl-phosphate synthase small subunit has product MSSAKTGILLLEDGTIFKGKASGKLKTSSGEICFNTGMTGYQEVFTDPSYSGQLLVMTNAHIGNYGYQTEETESDKVQISGLICNRFSSFYSRKSADGSLESFLTENEILVIHDIDTRALVHHIRKKGAMNAIISGEDKSIEELTEMLKNTPSMEGLELSSKVSVKEAYEFGNPNAEIKIAALDLGIKKNILRCLDERACFIKVFPAKTSFSEMEKWNPNAYFISNGPGDPSPMDYAIQTVKEILDAKKPIFGICLGNQILALACGLKTFKLHHGHRGLNHPVINNKSRLSEITSQNHGFSVSTENLENFPNIEVTHTNLNDNTIAGIRLKDRPAFAVQYHPESSAGPHDSRYLFDDFVKMIKENMLTHSITP; this is encoded by the coding sequence ATGTCCTCAGCCAAAACCGGAATTTTATTGTTAGAAGATGGAACAATCTTTAAAGGAAAAGCAAGTGGAAAATTAAAAACCTCATCCGGGGAAATTTGTTTTAATACCGGAATGACAGGTTACCAGGAAGTTTTCACAGACCCCTCATATTCCGGGCAACTACTGGTTATGACAAATGCCCACATTGGCAATTACGGCTATCAAACTGAAGAAACTGAATCTGATAAAGTCCAGATTTCCGGATTAATTTGCAACCGTTTTTCTTCTTTTTACAGTAGAAAAAGTGCAGATGGAAGCTTAGAGTCATTCCTTACCGAAAATGAAATATTGGTTATACACGATATAGATACGCGCGCATTGGTACATCATATCCGTAAAAAAGGAGCCATGAATGCTATCATTTCCGGTGAAGACAAGTCAATAGAAGAACTAACAGAAATGCTGAAAAACACACCTTCCATGGAAGGTTTGGAATTATCCAGCAAGGTTTCGGTTAAGGAAGCTTATGAATTTGGAAATCCTAATGCTGAAATTAAAATAGCCGCTCTTGATTTAGGTATCAAGAAAAACATACTGCGTTGTTTGGATGAAAGAGCTTGTTTTATAAAAGTATTTCCTGCAAAAACGAGCTTTAGCGAAATGGAAAAGTGGAATCCGAATGCTTATTTTATTAGCAATGGACCCGGTGACCCATCCCCTATGGATTATGCAATTCAAACGGTTAAAGAAATACTCGATGCTAAAAAACCAATTTTTGGAATTTGTTTGGGCAATCAGATTTTAGCTTTAGCATGCGGACTAAAAACTTTTAAATTACATCACGGTCACAGAGGATTAAATCATCCTGTTATAAATAATAAAAGTCGATTGAGTGAAATAACCAGTCAAAATCATGGATTTAGTGTGAGTACAGAAAATTTAGAAAACTTTCCCAATATAGAAGTGACCCATACTAATCTTAATGACAATACAATTGCCGGAATTCGTTTAAAAGACAGACCGGCTTTTGCTGTGCAGTATCACCCTGAATCATCGGCAGGTCCTCATGATTCAAGATATCTTTTTGATGATTTTGTGAAAATGATTAAAGAAAACATGTTAACTCATTCAATAACCCCTTAA
- a CDS encoding DUF4476 domain-containing protein produces MKRSILLLTIFSLLSLSSFAYHNTSTFSFRMDNNENVFIILGNYHYGPASSFEFDIQAGRYNLKVERRFNTYFGYTTHVLYNGHINIRNNMHVFASLNHFNRLNISEKVKNYTPHWGNPSAGYNTCPSAGAVTQTVYYEYSHHHPVVQPMNSQSFNNLLATIRNQSFDSSKRQVAKQVISNNYFSTSQAKAIIRLFTFESSKLEIAKYIYNNTIDKENYFTVYDEFTFSSSVRELSRYISQY; encoded by the coding sequence ATGAAACGCTCAATTTTACTTTTGACAATTTTTTCCCTGTTATCTTTAAGTTCTTTTGCTTATCATAACACAAGTACTTTTAGTTTCAGGATGGATAACAACGAAAATGTATTTATCATTTTAGGAAATTATCACTATGGACCGGCTTCAAGTTTTGAATTTGACATTCAGGCAGGGAGGTATAACCTTAAAGTGGAAAGAAGATTTAATACTTACTTTGGCTATACTACCCATGTTTTGTACAATGGCCATATAAATATCCGCAATAATATGCATGTGTTTGCCAGTTTGAATCATTTTAATCGCCTGAATATATCTGAGAAAGTTAAAAACTATACTCCACACTGGGGTAATCCGAGCGCCGGATACAACACTTGTCCTTCAGCCGGAGCTGTAACTCAAACAGTATATTATGAATATTCGCATCATCATCCTGTTGTTCAACCTATGAATAGCCAATCATTTAATAATCTATTGGCTACAATTAGAAATCAGTCTTTTGACAGTTCTAAAAGACAAGTGGCTAAGCAAGTAATTTCCAATAATTACTTTAGCACTTCACAGGCAAAGGCGATTATCAGATTATTTACTTTTGAAAGCAGCAAATTAGAAATAGCCAAATATATTTACAACAATACTATTGATAAAGAAAACTACTTTACCGTTTATGATGAGTTTACCTTTAGTAGCAGTGTAAGAGAATTATCAAGATATATATCTCAATACTAA
- a CDS encoding YihA family ribosome biogenesis GTP-binding protein — MLIKDAKFVKSSDSLSVCPETNLPEFAFIGRSNVGKSSLINMLAGNKKLAKTSSTPGKTQLINHFIIDDEWYLVDLPGYGYAKASKTSREKWEKMIHNYLSKRENLACVFLLIDIRIKPQQNDLDFANMLGEMGIPFVILYTKSDKINQKTVSDNKSLFENAMLESWEAMPTNITTSALKKTGKEKVLNLIGETIEKWEKNEV, encoded by the coding sequence ATGTTGATTAAAGATGCAAAATTCGTAAAAAGTTCTGACTCTTTGAGTGTTTGTCCGGAAACAAATTTGCCGGAGTTCGCTTTTATTGGTCGGTCTAATGTAGGGAAATCCAGTTTGATTAATATGCTGGCAGGTAATAAGAAATTAGCTAAGACTTCTTCAACTCCCGGGAAAACCCAGCTCATAAATCATTTTATTATCGATGACGAGTGGTATTTAGTTGATTTGCCCGGTTACGGCTATGCTAAAGCTTCAAAAACATCCAGAGAAAAGTGGGAGAAGATGATTCATAACTACTTGTCAAAAAGGGAAAATCTGGCTTGTGTCTTTTTGTTAATTGATATCAGAATTAAACCTCAGCAAAATGATCTGGATTTTGCTAATATGCTTGGTGAAATGGGAATTCCATTCGTGATTCTTTATACTAAATCGGATAAAATAAACCAAAAAACGGTTTCAGATAATAAAAGCCTTTTTGAAAATGCAATGCTTGAGTCATGGGAAGCTATGCCGACCAATATAACTACCTCAGCTTTGAAAAAAACCGGCAAGGAAAAAGTACTCAATCTAATAGGGGAAACCATTGAAAAATGGGAAAAAAATGAAGTCTAA
- a CDS encoding transketolase family protein — protein sequence MLNFDIKEHKDTRSGFGDGIFELAVENENVVALCADLAGSLKLNKFIEKFPERYYQVGIAEANMMGIAAGLTIGKKIPFACTFANFATGRVYDQIRQSIAYSNKNVKICASHSGLTLGEDGATHQILEDLGLMKMLPGMTVINTCDYNQTKAATKAIADWDGPVYLRFGRPKMPVFTPENQKFEIGKAWNIHEGKDVSIFCTGHLVWKSVEAAIELEKSGISVDLINIHTIKPLDIEAVLSSAKKTGKVVTAEEHQMNGGLGDSIAQLLGRNYPVPMEMVAVNDSFGESGKPEDLMKKYNIDSSDIVNAVKKVLKR from the coding sequence ATGCTAAATTTTGATATAAAAGAACATAAAGATACCCGCTCCGGCTTTGGAGACGGCATTTTTGAGCTGGCAGTAGAAAATGAGAATGTAGTTGCCCTATGTGCCGACCTTGCCGGTTCATTAAAACTCAATAAATTTATTGAAAAATTTCCTGAAAGATATTATCAGGTTGGGATAGCCGAGGCCAATATGATGGGAATCGCTGCCGGTTTAACAATCGGTAAAAAAATACCTTTTGCCTGTACATTTGCAAATTTTGCTACCGGAAGGGTGTATGATCAGATAAGGCAATCCATTGCTTATTCCAATAAAAATGTAAAAATTTGTGCTTCTCATAGTGGATTAACACTTGGTGAAGACGGAGCAACTCATCAAATTTTAGAGGATTTAGGTTTAATGAAAATGCTACCCGGCATGACCGTGATTAACACTTGTGATTACAATCAGACAAAAGCCGCTACCAAAGCAATTGCTGATTGGGACGGGCCGGTTTATCTTCGATTTGGACGTCCAAAAATGCCGGTTTTTACACCGGAAAATCAAAAATTTGAAATTGGAAAGGCCTGGAATATTCATGAGGGCAAAGATGTAAGCATTTTCTGTACCGGCCACCTTGTATGGAAATCTGTAGAAGCAGCCATTGAGCTTGAAAAATCCGGAATATCCGTTGATTTAATAAATATTCACACCATTAAACCTTTGGATATAGAAGCAGTTTTATCTTCAGCTAAAAAAACAGGAAAAGTTGTAACTGCTGAAGAACATCAAATGAATGGCGGTTTAGGTGACAGTATAGCTCAATTATTGGGCAGAAATTATCCGGTTCCAATGGAAATGGTTGCTGTAAATGATTCTTTTGGAGAAAGTGGAAAACCCGAAGATCTGATGAAAAAGTACAATATTGACAGCTCAGATATTGTAAATGCAGTTAAAAAAGTTTTAAAAAGATAA
- the ubiE gene encoding bifunctional demethylmenaquinone methyltransferase/2-methoxy-6-polyprenyl-1,4-benzoquinol methylase UbiE, whose protein sequence is MSEQVKPYNQEDSSKKEQVEQMFDNIAGRYDFLNRLLSVGIDKIWRRKVINILRPHKPKLILDVATGTADLALALNKLNPDKIIGIDIAEKMLEIGRTKIKNKNLPDKVELLKGDSEEIQFEDNFFDAVTVAFGVRNFENLDKGLSEIFRVTKQGGIVTVLEFSKPTVFPVKQFYSFYFNFILPVVGKLFSGDQRAYKYLPESVRVFPVGKEFEKRLQSAGFKKTSCKRLSFGIASIYIAEK, encoded by the coding sequence TTGTCAGAACAAGTTAAACCATATAATCAGGAAGATAGCAGTAAAAAAGAACAGGTAGAACAAATGTTCGACAACATCGCCGGCCGCTATGATTTCTTAAACAGACTTTTATCCGTAGGAATTGATAAAATCTGGAGACGTAAAGTTATTAATATTTTACGACCACACAAACCTAAGTTAATTTTGGATGTTGCTACAGGCACGGCTGATTTGGCTTTAGCCTTGAACAAGTTAAATCCGGATAAAATAATAGGCATTGACATTGCAGAAAAAATGCTGGAAATTGGCAGAACAAAAATTAAAAACAAGAATTTACCCGATAAAGTTGAGTTACTGAAAGGTGATTCTGAAGAAATTCAGTTTGAGGATAATTTTTTTGACGCTGTTACCGTTGCTTTTGGAGTTAGAAACTTTGAAAATTTAGACAAAGGCTTATCGGAGATTTTTCGGGTTACCAAGCAGGGAGGAATCGTAACAGTACTTGAGTTTTCTAAACCAACGGTCTTTCCGGTTAAACAATTTTACAGTTTTTATTTTAACTTTATCCTGCCGGTAGTAGGAAAGTTGTTTTCCGGTGACCAACGTGCATACAAATATCTCCCGGAATCCGTTAGAGTCTTTCCGGTTGGAAAAGAATTTGAAAAAAGATTACAATCAGCAGGATTTAAAAAAACCTCATGCAAAAGACTAAGTTTCGGAATCGCATCCATTTATATAGCAGAAAAATAG
- a CDS encoding DNA primase, protein MSFIPDSVVQEILYNAQIEDVVGDYVRLKKRGANYVGLCPFHNEKTPSMMVSPQKGIFKCFGCGVGGDSISFVKEVDNLSYPEALRKLAEKYNIQIPDVSVDDKEQKRTDDEKESLFLIFKFAAEWFEKTLWESEEGIQVGQTYFKERGFTKKTIQLFQLGYSKESFSAFTEAALQAGYKKELLIKAGLIREKNEHAYDFFRARVIFPIHNYTGKVVAFGGRILKSAENQPKYLNSPESIIYSKSKILYGISAARNSIRQNNNCFLVEGYTDVLSLVQSGIENVVATAGTAMTEDQVRLIKRLSDKITLIYDGDSAGINAAKRGMEIILREGLDIKIVILPDGEDPDSYVRKLGGDGFLKFIEEKATDFIIFLADDFLKKEGKDPSSIAKAANLLTETIALINDPIKRTIYIRECSKKLDLPEDLLFKKIARILRKDYFDQQKKRTKETNFQEYSNLEEELLATETKEAAELEVSSDYQEKDVIRILLEFGNNIYDEEKTIATFIFEEINEGYFKNNHAIEVFKKMKSHWTEGKICPTPEFFYQSDNKEQKDFVIDIFMNLPEPSNNWAEKHQIYLMSREKRAENDLITTYLRFNLKVILNLCEKERLQIQEAEKNNDLEKIQDHLIELDKLYTFQKKYADMLKSVILK, encoded by the coding sequence ATGTCATTTATACCGGATAGTGTCGTACAGGAAATTTTATATAACGCCCAAATAGAGGATGTTGTAGGGGATTATGTGCGCTTAAAAAAGAGAGGGGCAAACTATGTTGGCTTATGTCCTTTTCATAATGAAAAGACTCCCTCTATGATGGTATCTCCCCAAAAAGGTATTTTTAAGTGTTTTGGTTGCGGGGTAGGAGGTGATAGTATCAGTTTCGTAAAAGAAGTTGATAATCTTTCTTATCCGGAAGCCTTGCGGAAACTTGCAGAGAAGTATAATATTCAAATTCCGGATGTATCAGTAGATGATAAAGAACAGAAACGAACAGATGATGAAAAGGAAAGCTTGTTTTTGATTTTTAAGTTTGCTGCAGAATGGTTTGAAAAAACTTTGTGGGAGTCTGAAGAAGGAATTCAGGTTGGACAAACTTACTTTAAAGAACGGGGATTTACCAAAAAGACAATACAGCTATTTCAACTCGGGTATTCAAAAGAAAGCTTCTCAGCTTTTACAGAAGCAGCTTTGCAAGCCGGATATAAAAAAGAGTTACTTATCAAAGCAGGCCTGATCAGAGAAAAAAATGAGCATGCTTATGATTTTTTCAGAGCCAGAGTTATTTTTCCCATTCATAACTATACCGGAAAGGTAGTTGCTTTTGGTGGTAGAATTTTAAAGAGTGCTGAAAATCAGCCAAAATATCTGAACAGCCCTGAATCCATTATTTACAGTAAAAGTAAGATTCTTTATGGGATCAGTGCAGCCAGAAATTCTATCAGACAGAATAATAATTGCTTTTTAGTAGAAGGTTATACAGATGTCCTCTCTTTAGTACAGTCCGGTATTGAGAACGTAGTAGCAACGGCAGGGACAGCTATGACTGAGGATCAGGTACGTTTGATTAAGCGTCTTTCAGATAAAATAACCCTTATTTATGATGGTGACAGCGCAGGAATTAACGCTGCCAAAAGAGGAATGGAAATTATTTTACGTGAAGGGCTGGATATAAAAATAGTTATTCTACCGGATGGAGAAGACCCGGATTCATATGTTCGAAAACTGGGTGGAGACGGGTTTTTAAAGTTTATTGAAGAAAAGGCTACAGACTTCATAATTTTCTTGGCAGATGATTTTTTGAAAAAAGAAGGCAAAGATCCATCATCTATAGCAAAAGCAGCGAACCTGTTAACAGAAACTATAGCACTTATAAATGACCCGATTAAGCGTACTATTTATATAAGAGAATGTTCTAAAAAACTGGATCTCCCGGAAGATTTATTATTTAAGAAAATAGCCAGAATACTTCGTAAAGATTATTTTGACCAGCAAAAAAAGAGAACAAAAGAAACGAACTTCCAGGAATATTCAAATTTGGAAGAAGAGCTTTTAGCAACTGAGACAAAAGAGGCGGCTGAATTAGAAGTTAGTTCTGATTATCAGGAAAAAGATGTTATCCGTATTTTACTTGAGTTTGGGAATAACATCTATGATGAAGAAAAGACAATTGCCACCTTTATATTTGAAGAGATAAATGAAGGTTATTTTAAAAATAATCATGCAATTGAAGTGTTTAAAAAGATGAAATCACACTGGACTGAAGGTAAAATATGTCCTACTCCCGAATTTTTCTATCAATCTGATAATAAAGAACAAAAAGACTTTGTAATCGATATTTTCATGAATCTTCCGGAACCGAGCAATAATTGGGCTGAAAAGCACCAAATTTATTTGATGTCGCGTGAAAAAAGAGCTGAAAATGATTTAATTACCACATACCTGCGATTTAACTTAAAAGTGATTTTAAATCTTTGTGAGAAAGAACGTCTGCAAATTCAGGAGGCAGAAAAGAATAATGATTTAGAAAAAATACAAGACCACTTGATAGAACTCGATAAATTATATACTTTTCAGAAAAAATATGCTGATATGCTGAAAAGTGTAATCCTGAAGTAA
- a CDS encoding VWA domain-containing protein — protein sequence MNKRLLIFFLFTALFSFKAFSNETTRILFILDASSSMSITWHDDKTRMDIAKEVLGNLIDSLEGKKNIELAFRVYGHQSQLGQRNCTDTRLEVRFSRNNAGQIKRKLADIRPRGTTPIAYTLSQAAGDFPSSDTRNIIILLTDGEETCGGNPCEVAQELEQKGVVLRHFAIGIGLTEEVMSSFECLGNHFNAQDGVRLQMILESIIRQITDETSAQVFIGNNVNRQSYTNLNFSIINHHTDEIITSLYHTLSENNIPDTLFIDPVINYNLLFHTIPAVYRSNISIEPGKNNQLTYNMPQGFLSFTISQPSISRTLEDKIRLVVYENENGNVLMNMRNKQNTRFLSDNYKTEILTLPIITRNSTNIETDKTLRVEIPSPGVLNLNKRHEYFGGIFVMKSGELEMIHELKRGNRNETLALQPGKYKIIYRTRLADTAYQTEYLNFNIKSGESLRLEL from the coding sequence ATGAATAAAAGATTACTGATATTTTTTCTTTTTACTGCTTTGTTTTCATTTAAAGCTTTTTCGAATGAAACAACGCGCATTTTATTTATTTTAGATGCGTCGAGTAGTATGTCTATTACCTGGCATGACGATAAAACCAGAATGGACATTGCAAAAGAGGTTTTAGGAAATTTAATAGATAGTCTTGAAGGTAAAAAAAATATAGAGCTGGCTTTCAGAGTTTACGGACATCAATCTCAACTAGGACAGAGAAACTGCACAGACACAAGGCTTGAGGTGCGTTTCAGCAGAAATAATGCCGGACAAATCAAAAGAAAACTGGCAGATATTCGCCCCAGAGGAACTACTCCTATTGCCTACACATTGTCTCAGGCTGCCGGTGATTTCCCAAGTTCAGATACAAGAAATATCATCATTCTTTTAACTGATGGTGAAGAGACCTGTGGAGGTAATCCTTGTGAAGTAGCTCAGGAACTTGAGCAAAAAGGAGTGGTACTCAGGCATTTTGCCATTGGCATCGGCTTAACAGAGGAAGTAATGTCCTCATTCGAATGTCTGGGCAATCACTTTAATGCTCAGGATGGTGTCAGGCTACAAATGATACTTGAAAGTATTATCAGACAAATTACAGATGAAACAAGTGCTCAGGTTTTTATAGGAAACAATGTTAACAGACAATCTTATACAAATTTAAATTTCTCAATAATAAATCATCATACAGACGAGATAATAACCAGCTTATACCATACCTTATCAGAAAATAACATACCGGACACATTATTTATTGATCCGGTGATAAACTACAATCTGCTATTTCATACAATTCCGGCGGTTTACAGAAGTAATATTTCTATCGAACCCGGCAAAAACAACCAACTAACTTACAATATGCCACAAGGTTTTTTAAGTTTTACTATAAGCCAACCTTCTATTTCCCGCACACTGGAAGATAAAATTCGGCTGGTTGTTTATGAAAATGAGAATGGTAATGTGCTCATGAACATGAGAAATAAACAAAACACAAGATTCCTGAGTGATAACTATAAAACTGAAATTTTAACCCTTCCGATAATTACGAGGAATAGCACAAACATAGAAACTGACAAGACTCTTCGTGTTGAAATACCTTCTCCCGGGGTATTAAACCTGAATAAACGTCACGAATATTTCGGTGGAATTTTTGTTATGAAATCCGGTGAGCTGGAAATGATACACGAACTGAAACGAGGAAACAGAAACGAAACGCTGGCTCTACAACCCGGTAAGTATAAAATCATTTACAGAACCCGCCTGGCAGACACTGCTTACCAAACTGAATACCTTAATTTTAATATTAAAAGCGGCGAATCACTTCGCTTAGAGCTATAG
- a CDS encoding dCTP deaminase: protein MILSDKRILEEMEKGTIKIEPFKENCLGTNSYDVHLSKHLAVYKDRVLDAKAHNTIISVEIPEEGYVLQPNTLYLGVTEEYTETHAHVPFLEGKSSIGRLGIDIHATAGKGDVGYCNTWTLEISCAQPVRVYAGMPIGQLIYFAVEGEIKNYYHSKQNAKYNERSIKPIESMMWKNKF from the coding sequence ATGATTCTTTCAGATAAGCGCATACTTGAAGAAATGGAAAAAGGCACTATTAAGATTGAACCTTTTAAAGAAAATTGTTTGGGTACCAATTCTTATGATGTTCATTTAAGTAAACATTTGGCGGTTTATAAAGACAGGGTTCTGGATGCCAAAGCGCACAATACTATCATTTCTGTTGAAATTCCTGAAGAGGGATATGTTTTACAACCAAATACACTATACCTAGGTGTTACAGAAGAGTACACTGAGACTCACGCACATGTTCCATTTTTAGAGGGAAAGTCAAGCATTGGAAGGTTGGGAATAGATATACATGCAACGGCAGGTAAAGGGGATGTGGGCTACTGCAATACCTGGACACTTGAAATTAGCTGCGCACAACCGGTGAGAGTGTATGCGGGAATGCCTATAGGACAGTTAATTTATTTTGCTGTTGAAGGAGAAATCAAAAACTACTATCACTCCAAGCAGAATGCAAAATACAATGAGCGCAGCATCAAGCCAATTGAATCTATGATGTGGAAAAACAAGTTCTAA